The window GCTTCAGCGATCTCTTTGTATTTGAATCCATTCGTATGCATTTCAAACGGGCGCCGGTGACTTTCCTCCAGCCGTGCGATGCGCTGAAGGATATCATTCACATGCATTCTGCTTTCAGCGGATTCTTCCTCCGACGACATGGAACTGTTCAGATAGTAAAGATCATCCGTGGTATCCACCATGGTGTTGGCCTTGGCATTCCTGCGGTAGTTATTGATGAAGGTATTCTTCATGATGGTGTAAGCCCACGCCTTCAGGTTTGTGCCGGATTGGAACTGTTCGCGGTGGGTGAGCGCCTTGACGAACGTGTCCTGTACGAGATCCTTTGC of the Bacteroidales bacterium genome contains:
- a CDS encoding RNA polymerase sigma factor, which translates into the protein MTQIEFNYKLLGLKENLNYFAILLTSNQEDAKDLVQDTFVKALTHREQFQSGTNLKAWAYTIMKNTFINNYRRNAKANTMVDTTDDLYYLNSSMSSEEESAESRMHVNDILQRIARLEESHRRPFEMHTNGFKYKEIAEALDLSIGTVKSRIFFTRKKLMEDLREFEHSN